The following coding sequences lie in one Hydrogenophaga sp. PBL-H3 genomic window:
- the yajC gene encoding preprotein translocase subunit YajC, translating into MFISSAYAQAAAGGDTQSTILGMLPLVLMFVVLYFVMIRPQMKRQKEHKAMVEALAKGDEVVTAGGFLGKVSKIGEIYVGVELADGMEVQMQRTAVVQVLPKGTLKNV; encoded by the coding sequence GTGTTCATTTCCTCCGCTTACGCCCAAGCCGCCGCTGGTGGCGATACCCAATCCACCATCCTGGGCATGTTGCCTCTGGTGTTGATGTTCGTGGTGCTGTATTTCGTGATGATCCGTCCCCAGATGAAACGCCAGAAAGAGCACAAAGCCATGGTCGAAGCGCTGGCCAAAGGTGATGAGGTCGTGACCGCCGGTGGTTTCCTCGGCAAGGTCTCCAAGATCGGTGAAATCTATGTCGGTGTGGAACTTGCCGACGGCATGGAAGTCCAGATGCAGCGCACTGCGGTGGTTCAGGTGTTGCCCAAGGGCACGCTGAAGAACGTCTGA